Proteins encoded together in one Salarchaeum sp. JOR-1 window:
- a CDS encoding MoxR family ATPase: protein MQHAEAASRLRDVLDEVSGAVVTREEFLELVVTSLVADGHVLLEDVPGTGKTLTARSFATALGLEFSRVQFTPDLLPADITGSNIYNESTGEFSFNPGPLFANVVLADEINRAPPKTQAALLEAMGEGQVSVDGTTHDLPDPFFVIATQNPVEQEGTFGLPEAQRDRFMVKTDMGYPDFAGERDLIDRRAERDTQIPTVGRVLDPETVRAIQATVETVDVEERLRDYVVELGRRTREDDRVDVGVSPRGIQKLFEASRGAAVVQGRDYVVPDDVKRVAGPALQHRLVLTAEANVRGVDRADVIGDALDSLDVPAVAD from the coding sequence ATGCAACACGCAGAGGCAGCGTCTCGCCTGCGCGACGTCCTCGACGAGGTGAGCGGCGCGGTCGTCACCCGCGAGGAGTTCCTCGAACTCGTCGTCACCAGCCTCGTCGCGGACGGCCACGTCCTCCTCGAAGACGTTCCCGGAACCGGAAAGACGCTCACCGCGCGGAGTTTCGCTACCGCGCTCGGCCTCGAGTTCTCCCGCGTGCAGTTCACGCCCGACCTCCTCCCCGCGGACATCACGGGGTCGAACATCTACAACGAGTCCACGGGCGAGTTCTCGTTCAACCCCGGCCCGCTGTTCGCGAACGTCGTGCTGGCGGACGAGATCAACCGCGCGCCGCCGAAGACGCAGGCCGCGCTCCTCGAAGCGATGGGCGAAGGCCAGGTGTCCGTTGACGGGACGACCCACGACCTCCCCGACCCCTTCTTCGTCATCGCTACCCAGAACCCGGTCGAGCAGGAGGGAACGTTCGGTCTCCCCGAGGCCCAGCGCGACCGCTTCATGGTGAAGACAGACATGGGCTACCCGGACTTCGCGGGCGAGCGCGACCTCATCGACCGCCGCGCGGAGCGCGACACTCAGATTCCGACCGTCGGGCGCGTCCTCGACCCGGAGACCGTCCGGGCGATTCAGGCGACCGTCGAGACGGTGGACGTGGAGGAACGCCTCCGGGACTACGTGGTGGAACTCGGGCGGCGCACGCGCGAGGACGACCGCGTGGACGTGGGCGTCAGCCCGCGCGGCATCCAGAAGCTGTTCGAGGCGTCCCGGGGCGCGGCGGTCGTGCAGGGCCGCGACTACGTGGTTCCGGACGACGTGAAGCGGGTCGCGGGGCCCGCGCTCCAGCACCGACTCGTCCTCACCGCGGAGGCGAACGTCCGCGGCGTCGACCGCGCGGACGTGATCGGGGACGCGCTCGACAGCCTCGACGTGCCGGCGGTCGCGGACTGA
- a CDS encoding flavin reductase family protein — MEYAPDEVGSMYRTLSGAVVPRPIAWVSSTSADGVDNLAPYSFFNVVSVEPPTVMFSPIDTGERSKDTTRNVRETQEFVVNVVTGETVEAMNETSATLRAEASEFEHAGVTRVESERVAPPRVAESPVNFECSLYDTLRVGDSVLVVGEVEYVHVDDALAPEGELDVRELDAVGRLAGSLYSYTRDRFSLERPP; from the coding sequence ATGGAGTACGCGCCGGACGAGGTGGGGTCGATGTACCGAACGCTCTCGGGGGCGGTGGTGCCGCGTCCCATCGCGTGGGTGTCCTCGACGAGCGCGGACGGGGTGGACAACCTCGCGCCGTACAGCTTCTTCAACGTCGTGTCGGTGGAGCCGCCGACGGTGATGTTCTCGCCGATAGACACGGGCGAGCGCTCGAAGGACACGACGCGGAACGTCCGGGAGACGCAGGAGTTCGTGGTGAACGTCGTCACCGGGGAGACGGTGGAGGCGATGAACGAGACGAGCGCGACCCTGCGCGCGGAGGCGTCCGAGTTCGAGCACGCGGGCGTGACGCGCGTCGAGTCGGAGCGAGTGGCGCCCCCGCGGGTGGCGGAGTCCCCGGTGAACTTCGAGTGCTCGCTCTACGACACGCTCCGCGTCGGCGACTCCGTGCTCGTCGTCGGCGAGGTGGAGTACGTGCACGTGGACGACGCGCTCGCGCCCGAGGGCGAACTGGACGTGCGGGAACTCGACGCCGTCGGCCGCCTCGCGGGCAGTCTCTACTCCTACACGCGAGACCGGTTCTCGCTCGAACGCCCCCCGTAG
- a CDS encoding acetamidase/formamidase family protein gives MAYSVDYELGDDDENIHNAWDNSLDPILTVEPGEVVRFECRDAVDGQVDMETTAAEFGEVSFDPVHPLTGPVSVEGAEPGDVLEVELLDLEHKGWGYTGFMPGDMGLGLLPEDFEDSGYHAWELDGDTGHFVNDIDVPLHPFPGTIGNAPAADGAHDTLPPRDVGGNMDVKHMTAGSTIYLPVEVAGALFSTGDCHAAQGDGEVCVTGIEAPMFVTARFDVRTDMDISQPQFESDHPYTPTGADEPMYATTGIADDLMDATKKAIRHMIDHLEAERDLTRGEAYILCSAVVDLKISEVVDAPNWTVTAYLPESIFP, from the coding sequence ATGGCATACAGCGTGGATTACGAGTTGGGCGACGACGACGAGAACATCCACAACGCGTGGGACAACTCCCTCGACCCGATTCTCACCGTCGAACCCGGCGAGGTGGTGCGCTTCGAGTGCCGGGACGCCGTGGACGGCCAGGTGGACATGGAGACGACCGCCGCGGAGTTCGGCGAGGTGAGTTTCGACCCCGTTCACCCGCTCACCGGCCCGGTCTCCGTCGAGGGCGCGGAACCCGGGGACGTCCTCGAAGTCGAACTCCTCGACCTCGAACACAAGGGCTGGGGGTACACGGGCTTCATGCCGGGCGACATGGGTCTCGGCCTGCTCCCCGAGGACTTCGAGGACTCGGGCTATCACGCCTGGGAACTCGACGGCGACACCGGCCACTTCGTGAACGACATCGACGTCCCGCTCCACCCGTTCCCGGGAACCATCGGGAACGCGCCCGCGGCGGACGGCGCGCACGACACCCTCCCGCCGCGCGACGTGGGCGGGAACATGGACGTAAAGCACATGACCGCCGGCTCCACGATATACCTCCCCGTCGAGGTCGCGGGCGCGCTGTTCTCCACCGGCGACTGTCACGCAGCACAGGGCGACGGCGAAGTCTGCGTGACCGGCATCGAAGCCCCGATGTTCGTCACCGCGCGCTTCGACGTCCGCACGGACATGGACATCTCCCAGCCCCAGTTCGAGAGCGACCACCCGTACACGCCGACCGGCGCGGACGAACCGATGTACGCCACCACCGGCATCGCCGACGACCTCATGGACGCCACGAAGAAGGCGATTCGCCACATGATAGACCACCTCGAAGCCGAACGCGACCTCACTCGCGGCGAGGCCTACATCCTCTGCTCCGCCGTCGTCGACCTCAAAATCAGCGAGGTCGTGGACGCCCCCAACTGGACGGTCACGGCGTACCTGCCGGAGTCCATCTTCCCGTAG
- a CDS encoding glutaredoxin: MTFDPADEGLDTDEVQELVDDTIENNEVVLFMKGTPMMPQCGFSKRAIGLLTKYREDVETVDVLQNLEAFRAALEEYSGWETIPQTYVEGEFVGGSDILAELDERGDLAETLNAEDVEVDASDDADDDQTVESPF; this comes from the coding sequence ATGACGTTCGACCCCGCCGACGAAGGCCTCGACACCGACGAAGTCCAGGAGCTCGTGGACGACACCATCGAGAACAACGAGGTCGTGCTGTTCATGAAGGGCACGCCGATGATGCCCCAGTGCGGGTTCTCCAAGCGCGCCATCGGCCTCCTCACCAAGTACAGAGAGGACGTGGAGACCGTGGACGTGCTCCAGAACCTGGAGGCGTTCCGCGCCGCGCTCGAAGAGTACTCCGGCTGGGAGACCATCCCCCAGACGTACGTCGAGGGCGAGTTCGTCGGCGGGAGCGACATCCTCGCCGAACTCGACGAACGCGGCGACCTGGCGGAGACGCTGAACGCCGAAGACGTCGAGGTCGACGCGAGCGACGACGCAGACGACGACCAGACCGTCGAATCCCCGTTCTGA